In the genome of Fibrobacter sp. UWB11, the window TATTTTTACAGCCATGAAAACTCCCGATAGCCGTTTCTATTGCCCGTTAATTACTGAGGGCACCATTGTCCTGGATGAAAACGAAAGTAGCCATGCCGTGCGCGTATGCCGTGCCGCAAATGGCGACATTCTACAGCTCTGCGACGGACTCGGGCATTATGCCGATGCAACAATCACCAAGGCAGACTCCAAGGCCTGCGAAGTGCAAGTCGACAAAGTCGAAGACGCGCCGTTCAAACGTCCGCGTTTGAACCTAGGCATCGCTTGCCTCAAGGATGATGCGCTCGAAGAAGTCGTATTTCATGTAGCGCAAACAGAAACGGACAGCATCGTCTTTTTACGTACAGACTATTCGCAGGAACCCAAGAATTCCGACTTGCACAAGCTCGTGCGCCGTTCAGAGCTCAAGAGTCTCGTGAGTTTAAAGCAATCCAAAAAAGCCTGGATGACACGCATCGAAGGCCCAATTGAGTTCAGCAAGTGGCTCAAGGATTATCAAGGCGACTTGATTCTCTGCGACATCGACGGGGAACGCAAATTGGATTTGGGTTTAGGGGAAAACGCGGACAGTTCCGAGAACACAGCAAACAATGTGCCCGCCAAGCCGGTTACTTTACTTGTAGGCCCCGAAGGCGGATTTTCTCCACGCGAAATAGAAGCAATAAAGACCTTCCAGAACGGGAAGGTCTATTTACTGAATCTCGGCAACACTCGCTTGCGAGCAAGAACAGCCGCAGTTATTGCACTAGGGAAAGTGCTGTAGCAGGTATTAGGTTTTAGGCATTAGGTAAATTATCGCGGCTCCGCCGCCCCATTACAAACGGGCGAAAGCCCGTGTTTTTTCCTAAAACCTACAACCTACCACCTAAAACCTACAAACTAACTTTCACTTTTTCGCGCATAGCCATGACAGTTGCCTTGGCTTCTTCGACTGTGTCGCGACGAGCAAGGAGAACGCCCATACGGCGGTGACCCTTGAGTTCCGGCTTTCCGAACAAGCGAAGGCCCGTATCCGGTTCTGCAAGAACTTCTTCGAGACCGCTGAACTTCACATGGTCAGAATTGCCATCGACGACGATTGCCTTTGATGCGCTCGGGCCGTGGAAAGCGATGTTCGGAATCGGGAGACCGAGAATAGCGCGGGCGTGCAATGCAAATTCAGAAAGGTCCTGAGAAATGAGCGTCACCATGCCCGTATCGTGCGGACGCGGAGAAACTTCGCTGAACAAGACTTCGTCCTTGCAGACAAACAATTCCACACCAAAGATGCCGCGACCGCCAAGAGCGTCCGTGACTTTCTTCGCAATGACCTTTGCCTGTTCCAAGAGTTCCGGCTTCATCGGCTGCGGCTGCCAAGATTCCTGATAGTCGCCACCCACCTGGTGGTGACCAATCGGTTCCAAGAAGCTGGTGCCGCCCACATGGCGAACCGTGAGCAAAGTAATTTCGTAATCGAACGGCACAAAGCCTTCGACAATCACGCGGCTAGCAGCACCAGTGCGACCACCCGTCTGGGAAATGTTCCAGGAATTTTCAACGTCGGCTTCGGTCTTGATGACACTCTGACCATGACCGGAAGAACTCATCACCGGCTTTACAACGCACGGGATACCGATTTCTTTGACCGCAGCCTTGAAATCTTCGTAGTTATCGGCAAAGCGGTACGGGCTCGTCTTGAGTCCGAGCTCTTCGGCAGCCAAGCGGCGGATGCCTTCACGGTTCATCGTAAGCTTGGTGGCCTTTGCTGTCGGAATGACGTTGTAGCCTTCCTTTTCAAGTTCCACGAGCGTGTCCGTTGCAATCGCTTCGACTTCCGGCACGATGTAATCCGGTTTTTCCTTTTCAATGACGGCGCGGAGTTCCTTGCCATCAAGCATGTTGATCACGTAGCTGCGATGAGCCACCTGCATGCCCGGAGCGTTGGCGTAACGGTCTACAGCAATCACTTCGACGCCAAGACGCATCATCTCGATGATGACTTCCTTGCCCAATTCGCCAGAACCGCAAAAGAGAACCTTTGTTGCGGTAGAACTAAGAGGTGTACCGATTTCAGCCATAAAAACTCCTTGTTGTGACTACAAATATAAATATAGTTGGCACGACCGAGGAATCACCCCCTATAAATCATCCAATTCATAATCAGAAGAACCATCATCATCGTTTTTAGGGCATACAGACAATTCCTTTACGATAGAATCTGGAATCATCTCTTTATCGGAGATAGATTCATCAACCATCACTTCAGTTTTTTGTAAAGGTTCATCCCTAAGGCAACGAACCGAAAACGCATCGCTAGTTCCTCCCCAAACGGGGCTCACTTCGTAGCTACAAAAAACATATTCTGGACAACAACGGCATTTCGTTTGCAATTTGCACTGTTTTACCAAGCGTATCGCACCACGCGGTCCCCAAAAAACAGCTATTTTACCTTCATTTTCATAACCAAAAAAGTTCAAGCCACCTGCAGGTAACGCCGCAAAGCCATATTTATCTTCACCCAAAATATCAAAACAGAAACGGTAATTTTGTTTGCATTTAGTCCAGCCCGCTTCCGGTCCCGATGACAACAGATCACCCCTGCCTCGCACATAGGTCAATAGAGTATCCCATTCTGTTTCCGTTGGCAAATGCCAACCTATGGGGCATGCACCTTGTACAGCAAAAGCCGAGACAGAGTCTCTACAACGCTTGCTTCTTACACAAAGCGAATCTGTAAGATTCATCGCAGCGCCCCACGTGTAAAGACGCCCATACTTAATGCAATTACTCGGATGGTCATCGTAGCAATAGCTTTTTTCCATCTTGTAATTCAAATTTTCCGCCATCCAAGTTTGCCCGCCAATGTTCACCATTCGGTACACCTGTCCATCGCGGGAATCCGTAAAAAATTCACCAGCGTTATTCATAACATAGGAAGGCGATTCAGCAATTTCATCGCTAGACAAATTTTTTGTAGCACTGCAGGCATCAAGCATCACAAAAGCAAGAGCGCAAATAAAAAAGAACTTAACGATTCGCTTATCCATAATCATTTTATTAATCCTTTATGCAACGAACCGAATTCATAAAAGTACTATCACCATCGTGACGCAAATACGCATTTTCGCTATCGTGAGTCAGTTCTACAAAAGACTTGGAATCAGACGAGCGCATATCTCCATTCCCTACACTCCAGAACCGAGTATTCTTAGTTTCAGCCTCATAGTCCTCTATTTTCACTTTCCAAATATCAGGAGTCCCTATGAAAAAAGCCTTACCCGCAGGAAACGCCGAAAATCCATAATCATCCGTACAATATTCACAATTTATAACAATCTTCTCTCCGAATTTCTTTTCGTACTTTTCCCAACCTGTCTTAGATTTGAGTGCTCGGCCAACAACCGAGAAAGCATTTTTTTCCAAGGACAATCCCCCTACCGCCTTAAATAAAGTTTTCCATTCTGAATCAGTCGGTAAATGCCAACCTGTCGGGCATACGTTTTTTGCGGTACTTTCTAAATAAAGGCGGCCATATTTCGAACAACCGTCAAAATTTTTGTCATAACAAAAAGTAAAACTGGTATCGTAATTTAAGTTCTCAGCCATCCAAGTTTGGGAGCCAATCGTCACTGTCTTATAGCTTCGGCCATCCCGTGAATCCGTTAAAGTTCCTTTGAAAACATCTTTCACACAACGGACAGACAAAGCCCTCCCCTTGTAATCAATTACACGACGAGCGCCCTTGTCATAATAATTCAAGAATAAACTATACGCATCATCAGCCGAATGTTCTTGAGAACTCCAAAAAAATGCATAACGTCCATTGCCATGAATAGGAATCGCATTGAACCCATAAGCATCCCAGCCATTCCCACGATTAAACCAACCTACGGTCGACTTGAATGCATTGCCTGCATAAGCAGAATCAATTACGGCATAAAACAGGATATTCAAATCTTCTTGCATCGGCAAATGCCAGCCATCAGGACACACACTCATCGCATCGACCCATGTGTAAAGGCGGCCTAGAGAACAGGCGCTATCGCTTTCATCAGCACACGAACTATTGGCCGTCTTGTAATTCAAGTTTTCAGCCATCCAAGTCCGTAAACCCATCGTGACCGTCTTGTAAACATGACCATCGCGGGAATCGACGAGAACTTCTTGAACCTTAGACGAATCATTTGGAATAAAGTTCGGATTGACTACAGAAATCGCAGAACTCGATGAAGCGAGAGGAACTTGTTGCGGCAAGCTATCGGCTTCAACAAAATGGTTCTCCGCATTGTTCATAACACAGCGAACCGATAGACCAAGTTTTTTATAATCTGCAATAAATTCTACACTGTCGCTGGAATAAGACAGAAAAACGGCATACGCATCGTCTTTATTACTATCTGTAGAACTCCAAAAAAGCGCATTGCGTTCCTTAGCATCGAAAATACGGCTAGCTTTTGTTTTAACAACAAAATCATAACC includes:
- a CDS encoding RsmE family RNA methyltransferase yields the protein MKTPDSRFYCPLITEGTIVLDENESSHAVRVCRAANGDILQLCDGLGHYADATITKADSKACEVQVDKVEDAPFKRPRLNLGIACLKDDALEEVVFHVAQTETDSIVFLRTDYSQEPKNSDLHKLVRRSELKSLVSLKQSKKAWMTRIEGPIEFSKWLKDYQGDLILCDIDGERKLDLGLGENADSSENTANNVPAKPVTLLVGPEGGFSPREIEAIKTFQNGKVYLLNLGNTRLRARTAAVIALGKVL
- the purT gene encoding formate-dependent phosphoribosylglycinamide formyltransferase, yielding MAEIGTPLSSTATKVLFCGSGELGKEVIIEMMRLGVEVIAVDRYANAPGMQVAHRSYVINMLDGKELRAVIEKEKPDYIVPEVEAIATDTLVELEKEGYNVIPTAKATKLTMNREGIRRLAAEELGLKTSPYRFADNYEDFKAAVKEIGIPCVVKPVMSSSGHGQSVIKTEADVENSWNISQTGGRTGAASRVIVEGFVPFDYEITLLTVRHVGGTSFLEPIGHHQVGGDYQESWQPQPMKPELLEQAKVIAKKVTDALGGRGIFGVELFVCKDEVLFSEVSPRPHDTGMVTLISQDLSEFALHARAILGLPIPNIAFHGPSASKAIVVDGNSDHVKFSGLEEVLAEPDTGLRLFGKPELKGHRRMGVLLARRDTVEEAKATVMAMREKVKVSL
- a CDS encoding FISUMP domain-containing protein, which codes for MIMDKRIVKFFFICALAFVMLDACSATKNLSSDEIAESPSYVMNNAGEFFTDSRDGQVYRMVNIGGQTWMAENLNYKMEKSYCYDDHPSNCIKYGRLYTWGAAMNLTDSLCVRSKRCRDSVSAFAVQGACPIGWHLPTETEWDTLLTYVRGRGDLLSSGPEAGWTKCKQNYRFCFDILGEDKYGFAALPAGGLNFFGYENEGKIAVFWGPRGAIRLVKQCKLQTKCRCCPEYVFCSYEVSPVWGGTSDAFSVRCLRDEPLQKTEVMVDESISDKEMIPDSIVKELSVCPKNDDDGSSDYELDDL
- a CDS encoding FISUMP domain-containing protein, translating into MRSLCSLLSVVFLLLPAVLAYGSMKDPRDGQIYKTTQIGNQIWMAENLNFGGTCYDNHVYNCIKYGRLYTWNEARSVCPAGWHLPSRMEWDFLMDQVGGTSLAAKMLKSAKGWIHEGNGLDNFGFQAIPAGYDFVVKTKASRIFDAKERNALFWSSTDSNKDDAYAVFLSYSSDSVEFIADYKKLGLSVRCVMNNAENHFVEADSLPQQVPLASSSSAISVVNPNFIPNDSSKVQEVLVDSRDGHVYKTVTMGLRTWMAENLNYKTANSSCADESDSACSLGRLYTWVDAMSVCPDGWHLPMQEDLNILFYAVIDSAYAGNAFKSTVGWFNRGNGWDAYGFNAIPIHGNGRYAFFWSSQEHSADDAYSLFLNYYDKGARRVIDYKGRALSVRCVKDVFKGTLTDSRDGRSYKTVTIGSQTWMAENLNYDTSFTFCYDKNFDGCSKYGRLYLESTAKNVCPTGWHLPTDSEWKTLFKAVGGLSLEKNAFSVVGRALKSKTGWEKYEKKFGEKIVINCEYCTDDYGFSAFPAGKAFFIGTPDIWKVKIEDYEAETKNTRFWSVGNGDMRSSDSKSFVELTHDSENAYLRHDGDSTFMNSVRCIKD